The Benincasa hispida cultivar B227 chromosome 11, ASM972705v1, whole genome shotgun sequence genome has a segment encoding these proteins:
- the LOC120091862 gene encoding TLD domain-containing protein 2: MGKQQSLRSKAVHFVSDITTVLLNPISDKPSTRASAHPQHHSPEDAIDLKDDSDLGSASEQGSEFSDDGPDTSSFTAFLYSLLSSSESHGNLNPNERSDNQADAGVPVNNAAKETVMKKSLFSRGKQSLGRAFHHAARITGYRNQERKSDVEMKVDDSRFSAIEMMERANVSEVASSVDVPEASEPSLLLSEKTRTVLYASLPALVQGRKWLLLYSTWRHGISLSTLYRRSMLWSGFSLLVVGDRKGAVFGGLVEAPLKPSSKKKYQGTNNTFVFTSIPGHPVIYRPTGENYYFTLCSPDFLAIGGGSHFALYLDNDLLNGSSSTSETYGNPCLANTEEFEVKEVELWGFVYTSKYEEMLALSRTEVPGICRW; this comes from the exons ATGGGTAAGCAACAATCATTGCGCAGCAAAGCAGTTCATTTCGTCTCCGATATCACCACCGTTCTCCTTAACCCAATCTCTGATAAACCTTCCACCAGAGCCTCTGCTCATCCTCAACATCATTCACCT GAAGATGCGATCGACCTTAAAGACGACAGTGATCTAGGGTCAGCTAGTGAACAGGGTTCCGAATTTTCGGATGATGGCCCTGATACATCTTCATTTACTGCATTCCTGTATTCCCTCTTGTCGTCCTCGGAATCACACGGAAACTTGAACCCCAATGAAAGAAGTGATAATCAGGCAGATGCAGGCGTGCCAGTGAACAATGCTGCAAAAGAAACTGTTATGAAGAAGAGCTTGTTTTCTAGGGGGAAACAATCGCTTGGTAGAGCTTTTCACCATGCTGCAAGAATCACTGGCTACCGAAATCAGGAGCGGAAGAGTGATGTTGAGATGAAAGTTGATGATTCTAGATTTTCTGCAATTGAGATGATGGAGAGGGCAAATGTAAGCGAGGTTGCTTCATCAGTTGATGTCCCTGAGGCATCTGAACCTTCATTGCTTCTTTCAGAAAAAACTAGAACTGTTCTTTATGCTTCCCTTCCAGCCCTAGTTCAGGGAAGGAAATGGCTTTTGCTATACAG TACGTGGAGGCATGGGATATCTCTTTCAACTCTATATAGGAGAAGTATGCTTTGGTCTGGATTCAGTTTGCTG GTTGTTGGGGACCGTAAAGGTGCTGTATTTGGCGGCTTGGTGGAGGCACCGTTAAAACCGAGCAGCAAGAAAAAGTATCAG GGAACAAATAATACTTTTGTTTTCACAAGTATACCTGGCCATCCTGTGATTTATCGCCCCACAG GTGAAAATTACTATTTCACATTGTGCTCCCCCGACTTCTTAGCCATCGGCGGCGGCAGCCATTTTGCACTCTATTTGGACAATGACCT ATTGAATGGATCGAGCTCTACGTCAGAGACTTACGGGAATCCTTGTCTTGCAAATACTGAAGAATTTGAAGTAAAGGAAGTTGAG TTGTGGGGTTTTGTATACACCTCAAAGTATGAAGAAATGCTTGCTTTGAGCAGAACCGAAGTACCTGGGATTTGTCGATGGTGA